A single genomic interval of Quadrisphaera sp. RL12-1S harbors:
- a CDS encoding glycosyltransferase family 4 protein, producing MRVGLVCPYSFDVPGGVQAHVADLAEVLLAEGHAVSVLAPVSAPAPDPAGGEPDALPTWLVSSGGAVPVSYNGSVARVSFGPVVGLRVRRWLAEGAFDVVHLHEPVTPSIALIAMLAAEAPLVATFHTASLRSRALQAALPLVRPGLEKLSARIAVSEDARRRVVEHLGGDAVVVPNGVHVDRYAGAAVREEWRGRPGAPVLLFLGRFEEPRKGFGVLAEALPALRAAHPGLRVLVAGRGDPRAARALAGDHADCLELLGSVSEADKASLLASADAYVAPQTAGESFGIVLVEAMSAGTPVLASDLPAFSRVLDGGALGVLVPVGDPAALAAAASALLDDDARRRRLAADAARAVRRYDWSVVAHRVLTVYETVLSGVHGGDAALGGPGGDPAAGRLLSQWRDTGSAATPAGELLA from the coding sequence GTGAGGGTCGGCCTGGTCTGCCCGTACTCCTTCGACGTGCCCGGAGGGGTGCAGGCGCACGTCGCCGACCTCGCCGAGGTCCTCCTCGCCGAGGGCCACGCCGTGTCCGTGCTGGCCCCGGTCTCAGCGCCCGCGCCCGACCCGGCCGGCGGCGAGCCCGACGCCCTGCCGACGTGGCTGGTCTCCTCCGGCGGCGCCGTCCCGGTCTCCTACAACGGGTCCGTCGCCCGGGTGAGCTTCGGCCCCGTCGTGGGGCTGCGCGTGCGCCGCTGGCTCGCCGAGGGCGCCTTCGACGTGGTCCACCTGCACGAGCCGGTCACCCCGAGCATCGCCCTCATCGCCATGCTCGCCGCCGAGGCGCCGCTGGTCGCCACCTTCCACACCGCCTCGCTGCGCTCGCGGGCGCTGCAGGCCGCCCTGCCGCTGGTGCGGCCCGGTCTGGAGAAGCTCTCGGCCAGGATCGCCGTCAGCGAGGACGCCCGCCGCCGCGTGGTGGAGCACCTCGGCGGGGACGCCGTGGTCGTCCCCAACGGCGTGCACGTGGACCGCTACGCCGGCGCCGCCGTCCGCGAGGAGTGGCGGGGGCGGCCGGGGGCGCCGGTGCTGCTGTTCCTCGGGCGGTTCGAGGAGCCCCGCAAGGGCTTCGGGGTGCTCGCCGAGGCGCTCCCCGCCCTGCGCGCCGCGCACCCCGGGCTGCGCGTGCTCGTCGCCGGGCGCGGAGACCCCCGCGCGGCCCGCGCGCTGGCCGGGGACCACGCCGACTGCCTCGAGCTGCTGGGCTCGGTCAGCGAGGCCGACAAGGCCTCCCTGCTCGCCTCGGCGGACGCGTACGTGGCCCCGCAGACGGCGGGGGAGAGCTTCGGCATCGTGCTGGTGGAGGCCATGAGCGCCGGCACGCCCGTGCTGGCCAGCGACCTGCCCGCCTTCTCCCGCGTGCTGGACGGCGGCGCCCTGGGCGTCCTGGTGCCCGTCGGGGACCCGGCGGCGCTGGCGGCCGCCGCCTCGGCGCTGCTCGACGACGACGCGCGCCGCCGCCGCCTCGCCGCGGACGCCGCGCGCGCCGTCCGCCGCTACGACTGGTCGGTGGTGGCCCACCGCGTGCTCACCGTCTACGAGACCGTGCTCAGCGGCGTGCACGGCGGTGACGCCGCGCTCGGCGGACCCGGTGGCGACCCCGCCGCCGGGCGCCTGCTGTCCCAGTGGCGCGACACCGGCTCCGCCGCGACCCCGGCGGGGGAGCTGCTCGCGTGA
- the pdxS gene encoding pyridoxal 5'-phosphate synthase lyase subunit PdxS codes for MSESSTSASTPQVGTSRVKRGMAEMLKGGVIMDVVTAEQARIAEDAGAVAVMALERVPADIRAQGGVARMSDPDLIDAIQAEVSIPVMAKARIGHFVEAQVLQSLGVDYVDESEVLTPADYAHHIDKWQFTVPFVCGATNLGEALRRITEGAAMIRSKGEAGTGDVSNATTHMRTIRAEIARLTSLSKDELYVAAKELQAPYDLVVEVAEAGRLPVVLFTAGGIATPADAAMMMQLGADGVFVGSGIFKSGNPQQRAEAIVQATTFHDDPDVIAKVSRGLGEAMVGLNVEAIPEPHRLAQRGW; via the coding sequence ATGTCCGAGTCCTCCACCTCCGCCTCGACGCCCCAGGTCGGCACCTCGCGCGTGAAGCGCGGCATGGCCGAGATGCTCAAGGGCGGCGTCATCATGGACGTCGTCACCGCTGAGCAGGCGCGCATCGCCGAGGACGCCGGCGCGGTGGCCGTCATGGCCCTGGAGCGCGTCCCCGCCGACATCCGCGCGCAGGGCGGCGTGGCCCGCATGAGCGACCCCGACCTCATCGACGCCATCCAGGCCGAGGTCTCCATCCCCGTCATGGCGAAGGCCCGCATCGGCCACTTCGTCGAGGCGCAGGTGCTGCAGAGCCTGGGCGTCGACTACGTCGACGAGTCCGAGGTCCTCACCCCGGCCGACTACGCGCACCACATCGACAAGTGGCAGTTCACGGTGCCCTTCGTCTGCGGCGCCACCAACCTCGGCGAGGCCCTGCGGCGCATCACCGAGGGCGCGGCGATGATCCGCTCCAAGGGCGAGGCCGGCACCGGTGACGTCTCCAACGCCACCACCCACATGCGCACCATCCGCGCGGAGATCGCCCGGCTCACCTCGCTGAGCAAGGACGAGCTGTACGTCGCCGCCAAGGAGCTGCAGGCCCCCTACGACCTCGTCGTCGAGGTCGCCGAGGCCGGGCGCCTGCCCGTCGTGCTCTTCACCGCGGGCGGCATCGCCACCCCGGCGGACGCGGCGATGATGATGCAGCTCGGCGCCGACGGCGTGTTCGTGGGCTCCGGCATCTTCAAGTCCGGCAACCCGCAGCAGCGCGCCGAGGCGATCGTGCAGGCCACCACCTTCCACGACGACCCCGACGTCATCGCCAAGGTCTCCCGCGGCCTGGGCGAGGCCATGGTCGGCCTCAACGTCGAGGCGATCCCGGAGCCGCACCGCCTGGCGCAGCGCGGCTGGTGA
- a CDS encoding NUDIX hydrolase, protein MVGSASGDGAGSGAEAVDEWVLGADGLWFRRGARVLLVDPSDGDGDGDGGPRLLLVRGHDADQPERSWWFTVGGGIGPREDPRAAAARELREETGLDLPAEQLVGPVGERSAVFDFLARTCRQDEVFFLAVVPGARARGVSTAGWTELEGDVLDELRWWSLPELAAAQAAGATVYPQALVDLVRELLGGWDGVLRHIGD, encoded by the coding sequence GTGGTGGGGAGCGCGTCTGGGGACGGGGCCGGGAGCGGGGCCGAGGCGGTCGACGAGTGGGTGCTCGGCGCGGACGGGCTGTGGTTCCGGCGCGGGGCGCGCGTGCTCCTCGTGGACCCCTCAGACGGCGATGGCGACGGCGACGGCGGCCCGCGGCTGCTGCTGGTGCGCGGCCACGACGCGGACCAGCCCGAGCGGTCGTGGTGGTTCACGGTGGGTGGCGGCATCGGTCCCCGGGAGGACCCGCGCGCCGCGGCGGCGCGCGAGCTGCGCGAGGAGACCGGGCTGGACCTGCCGGCCGAGCAGCTCGTGGGACCGGTGGGGGAGCGCAGCGCCGTCTTCGACTTCCTGGCCCGCACGTGCCGGCAGGACGAGGTCTTCTTCCTCGCCGTGGTGCCCGGCGCCCGGGCGCGCGGGGTCTCCACGGCCGGGTGGACCGAGCTCGAGGGCGACGTGCTCGACGAGCTGCGCTGGTGGTCCCTGCCCGAGCTCGCGGCGGCGCAGGCGGCCGGCGCCACCGTCTACCCGCAGGCCCTCGTGGACCTCGTGCGGGAGCTGCTGGGCGGCTGGGACGGTGTGCTGCGCCACATCGGCGACTGA
- the pgsA gene encoding phosphatidylinositol phosphate synthase: MLNRYARAWLARVLTPLAAFLLRRGVSPDAVTVAGTLGVVVSALVAYPQGQLFWGTIAITCFVFSDAVDGTMARMSGRTSAWGGFLDSTLDRFGDAAVFGGLVLYATGAGADTPWARGLAVLALANLALGFVVSYARARAEAAGARADVGIAERSERLVATLVVTAFVGLGLPQTVLVVVLALLAAASCVTIGQRLSLVRRQLLPGDEPARART; the protein is encoded by the coding sequence ATGCTCAACCGCTACGCCCGGGCCTGGCTGGCGCGCGTCCTGACGCCGCTGGCCGCCTTCCTGCTGCGCCGAGGCGTCAGCCCCGACGCGGTCACGGTGGCCGGCACCCTCGGCGTGGTGGTGTCCGCGCTGGTGGCCTACCCGCAGGGACAGCTGTTCTGGGGCACGATCGCGATCACGTGCTTCGTCTTCTCCGACGCCGTCGACGGCACGATGGCGCGGATGTCGGGGCGCACGAGCGCCTGGGGCGGCTTCCTCGACTCCACCCTGGACAGGTTCGGCGACGCCGCCGTCTTCGGGGGCCTGGTCCTGTACGCCACCGGCGCCGGCGCCGACACCCCGTGGGCGCGGGGCCTGGCGGTGCTGGCGCTGGCCAACCTGGCCCTGGGCTTCGTCGTCTCCTACGCCCGCGCCCGCGCGGAGGCGGCGGGTGCGCGGGCTGACGTCGGCATCGCCGAGCGCAGCGAGCGGCTCGTGGCCACGCTGGTGGTGACGGCCTTCGTGGGGCTGGGCCTCCCGCAGACCGTGCTCGTGGTGGTGCTGGCGCTGCTCGCGGCGGCCAGCTGCGTCACCATCGGGCAGCGCCTGTCGCTGGTGCGCCGCCAGCTGCTGCCGGGGGACGAGCCCGCCCGTGCCCGCACCTGA
- a CDS encoding HIT family protein has translation MSEPSAAPFDPAGAEDPSGFAREADGFERLWTPHRMAYIGGENKPPSAAAGEGCPFCRAPSLDDDDALVVARGELCFVVLNLYPYNPGHLMVCPYRHVAGYVDLTLEETAEVAALTQSALRVLTRASNPSGFNLGVNQGQAGGAGIAAHLHQHVVPRWTGDANFLPVVGRTKALPELLADTRDKLAAAWASSGEPGSTSGPSAGT, from the coding sequence GTGAGCGAGCCGTCCGCCGCACCGTTCGACCCGGCCGGCGCGGAGGACCCGAGCGGGTTCGCACGCGAGGCCGACGGCTTCGAGCGCCTCTGGACGCCCCACCGCATGGCCTACATCGGCGGGGAGAACAAGCCGCCGAGCGCAGCCGCCGGGGAGGGCTGCCCGTTCTGCCGGGCGCCGTCGCTGGACGACGACGACGCCCTCGTGGTCGCCCGCGGCGAGCTGTGCTTCGTGGTGCTCAACCTCTACCCGTACAACCCGGGGCACCTCATGGTCTGCCCCTACCGGCACGTGGCCGGCTACGTGGACCTCACGCTGGAGGAGACCGCGGAGGTGGCCGCGCTCACGCAGAGCGCGCTGCGGGTGCTGACGCGCGCCAGCAACCCCTCCGGGTTCAACCTGGGCGTCAACCAGGGCCAGGCGGGCGGGGCCGGCATCGCCGCGCACCTGCACCAGCACGTGGTGCCCCGCTGGACCGGGGACGCCAACTTCCTGCCGGTGGTCGGGCGCACCAAGGCGCTGCCGGAGCTGCTCGCCGACACCCGGGACAAGCTCGCCGCGGCGTGGGCCTCCTCCGGTGAGCCCGGCAGCACGTCCGGCCCATCGGCCGGGACGTGA
- a CDS encoding phosphatidylinositol mannoside acyltransferase has product MPAPERAARSTAQRAAALGYRAAFAVVPRLPEVLVRAAASLGADLAVRRRGAGVRRLEANLGAATGATGAALHRLVRDGMRSYARYWADAFRLHVWTPQQLRTRTRVEGEGLAELVAALEGGRGAVGFLGHSGSWDQVGAWAAAAWDPPVVTVAERLEPEEVFEAFLSFRERLGLTVLAVAPGGGGGTSFASLVRALRGGAFVPLLADRDLSGGGVPVTLLGHPSRAAGGPAALALTTGAPLFPVSVHYEPAPSGRSPWRSWTAVAVVHPRVTAPEGLVAGAGQRPDRKAQTAAMTQACVDVLGAAVREHPADWHMLQQAFTGQVAP; this is encoded by the coding sequence GTGCCCGCACCTGAGCGGGCCGCTCGCAGCACCGCGCAGCGAGCAGCCGCGCTCGGCTACCGCGCCGCGTTCGCCGTCGTCCCCCGCCTGCCGGAGGTCCTGGTGCGCGCGGCGGCGTCGCTGGGCGCCGACCTCGCCGTCCGCCGCCGGGGTGCGGGCGTGCGCCGGCTGGAGGCCAACCTCGGCGCGGCCACCGGCGCGACCGGTGCCGCGCTGCACCGCCTGGTCCGCGACGGGATGCGCTCCTACGCCCGCTACTGGGCCGACGCCTTCCGGCTGCACGTGTGGACGCCGCAGCAGCTGCGCACCCGCACGCGGGTGGAGGGCGAGGGCCTGGCCGAGCTCGTGGCGGCGCTGGAGGGCGGCCGCGGCGCCGTCGGCTTCCTGGGGCACAGCGGCTCGTGGGACCAGGTCGGCGCCTGGGCGGCCGCCGCGTGGGACCCCCCGGTGGTCACCGTGGCCGAGCGCCTCGAGCCGGAGGAGGTCTTCGAGGCCTTCCTCTCCTTCCGCGAGCGGCTGGGCCTGACCGTGCTGGCGGTGGCCCCCGGCGGCGGGGGCGGCACCAGCTTCGCCTCGCTCGTGCGCGCGCTGCGCGGCGGCGCGTTCGTGCCGCTGCTGGCCGACCGCGACCTGTCCGGTGGCGGGGTGCCCGTCACGCTGCTGGGGCACCCGTCCCGGGCGGCGGGCGGTCCCGCCGCGCTCGCCCTGACGACCGGCGCGCCGCTGTTCCCGGTCTCGGTGCACTACGAGCCCGCCCCGTCCGGGCGCAGCCCGTGGCGCTCCTGGACCGCGGTCGCCGTCGTCCACCCCCGCGTGACCGCCCCCGAGGGGCTGGTCGCGGGGGCTGGGCAGCGGCCTGACCGCAAGGCCCAGACGGCCGCCATGACGCAGGCGTGCGTGGACGTGCTCGGTGCCGCAGTGCGGGAGCACCCCGCCGACTGGCACATGCTCCAGCAGGCGTTCACCGGGCAGGTGGCGCCGTGA